The following is a genomic window from Candidatus Zixiibacteriota bacterium.
GGGCGAGGTCGGGACGGTCAGCCCGGGGGAATGTCGCGCGTTCGGCGCCGAGATCGCGCTGGAGCGCCGGGCGCAGAGAGCCTGGACCTACTTTCGCAGCCTGGAGAGCCGTTGGGATCGCCAGCCCGGCACCGGACGGGTGGACTTGTTTCCGTGATCAAAGAATCGTTCAAGCCGCTCGACTGCTGCGCTCCGTTCAGACGGTTCCAATTGTCGGGCAGGTTCAGCGTTTGGAACCAGGGAGAGCTGTCATGAGCCAGGGGGTCCGTCTGTACGCCGGCACCCAGCAAGGCCTGATCGTCTGCCGCCCGAAGAAGGGCGGCTGGGAAAAGGTGTCCCGAGCGTTCGAGGACGCCATCATCGACTCGATCTCCGGCTGCCGCGCCAGGCCCGAGCGAGTCTACGCAGGGGTTGCCCACGACGGCCTCTATCGCACCTCGGACGGCGGCCGGAGCTGGAGCAAGGTCCTCGACGGCGACATCCGCGCGGTCACCGTCGACCCGGCCGACGACGCCGTCGTGTACGCCGGCGTGGAGCCGGTTGCGCTCTTCCGCAGCGAGGACGGCGGCGATCGCTGGCGGGAGCTGAAAACTCTCAAGGACCTTCCGGAAGCGGTACGCAAGAACTGGTGGTTTCCACGGCCCCCGCACCTGGGACACGTCCGCCACATCTTCATTCATCCCGACGACGCCAAGGTCATTTATCTTTGCATCGAGCACGGCGGCGTCGTGCGGAGCTTCGATCGGGGCGAAACCTGGGAAGACGTGAGCCAGGGGATCGACTACCTCGATATTCACGCGATCGCGAACTTCCCCGGGAGCTTTGAGCGCTATTATCTGGCGAGCGCGCGCGGCTTCTTCACCAGCGCCGATCCGGCGCGGGGCTGGTCGAGGACGGAAGCGGGCCTCACCCGGAACTATTTCCACGATTTTGTCTTTTTTCCGCCCGCGACGCCGGGCGAGCCGCCGGAGATGCTGCTCGCCGCCGCGGACGGTTCGCCGGGCGTCTGGCGGCGCGAGCAGCGAGGGGCGCGCGCCGCGCTCTTTCGGAGCGCCGACGGCGCGCGATCCTGGACGCGCGTGACGCGCGGGCTTGCGGAAAATCTCGACTCGATGGTCTGGGCCCTGGCCCGCCATCCCTTCGATCCGCGGGCGGTCTTTGCCGGGTTCGGCAATGTGGCGCGCGGGCACGCATCCGGTCCGGGCGGCGCCGGCGATCTCATGTTCAGCAGCGACGCCGGGGAAAGCTGGGAAAGGCTCGATATCGAGCTGCCCGCGGACCGCGTGCTCTGGGCGGCGGGGGAATGAAGCTGAACAGCTCGAGCTCTCGTCACGATTGAGCTGTTGAACCGCCGCGAGGCGATACGGTTTGAACGGCTTGAACGGTATTTCACCATGAGCTCCGACTACTCCGGCTTTTTCCCGGCCGAGCGCCGCAGCCGCCTCCCCGGCGGCTACATGGGAAAGGTCCTGCGCGTCGACCTGACCTCGGGTGAATCGACCGCGTTGAATCTCCCCGAGGAGCCGTTGCTGCGCAAGTACTGGGGCGGGCAGCTGATGGCGGAGTACATTCTCATCCACGAGCTTCCGCCCGGCGTCGATCCCTACGATCCGCGCGCCGTCATCGTCGGCATGACCGGTCCGATCACCGGCACGGGTTTCACGCCCGGGGGAACCAAGATCTGCTTCGTCTACCTGAGCCCGGCGACGCGCTACACGCTCGGGCGCGGCGCCACCAGCGGCTACTTCGCGGTCGCGCTCAAGGGCGCCGGCTACGACGGCCTCATCCTGACCGGAGCAGCCTCGCGGCCGGTTTACCTCTACGTCGGCGAGGACAAGATCGAGCTGCGCGACGCCTCGCGCCTGTGGGGCAAGGGAACGCGCGAGACCGAGGACGCGATCCGCGCCGAGATCGGACGCCTGGACGCCCGCGTCGGCTCGATCGGGCCGGCGGGGGAGAACCTCGTCCGGGCCGCCATGCTGGTCAACGACTACAATCACACCGCCGCCCACGGACTCGGCGCCGTGATGGGCTCCAAGAAGCTCAAGGCGATCGTCGCCTGGGGAACCCGGCGGCCCGTTCCCTTCGACAGGAGCGCGCTGATCGAGGCCGGCCTCAGATGGAAAAAAGCGCTCGCCCCGCGGACCACCACGGTGGAAAAACGGCTGACAAGCGTCGGCCATGGCGAAGACTGGGGCGCGATCACCAGGCTCAACTGGCGCAGCACGGTGATCACCGACGAGGCGCGCGGCCTCGACCGGAACCACGTCGTCTTGCGCCCGTGCTTCCAGTGCCCGCGGATGTGCCCGTGGGACGTCGAGATCGGCGAAGGACGCCACCTGGGAAAGATCGGCCGCTTCAACGCCGGCAGCGAGTGGATGGACACCTTTTACAACCTCGGCTTCAAGGGCAACGATGTCCTCTATCTCGCGGAGCGCATCAACGATCTCGGCATCGAATGCAGCCACTATGCCTGCGGCGCCGGGCTGGCTTTCGAGGCATGGGAAAAAGGCCTGCTCGGGCCGGACCGCACCGACGGCCTGAGGCTCGAATGGGGCGATCTGGAAGCGGCGGAAACCTTGCTCGAGCGCTGCGCCCGGCGCGAAGGCTGGCTCGGCAATTTGCTCGCCGACGGACCCAAGGACCTTGCGCTTGCCCTGGGGGGAGAAGCCCTGAAGTGGGTCGTTCACACCAAGGGGGGAACGCCGGCGCAGCACGAATGGCGCCCGCTGCTCAGCCAGATGCTCCGCGAGCTGGTTGCCAGCGGCGGGATGAAGCCGCAGGGAGCGGGCGGCCGCGAGCCGCCGCCGGATCTCGCCTATCGCGAAAAATGGGGACCGCTCGACCCGGCGAAGCCGGACGGCTGGGCGATCTCCCATCTGCGCACCGAGCAGTTCCGCCAGGCCTGCGGGATGATGGGCGGCTGCTGGTTCGCGCTCAACGACAAGGTGCCCGACGGGCTTCGGAGCATGGTGGATTCCCTCAACGCCACGACCGGCTGGGACGTGGACCTCGACGAGATGCTGGAGGCGGGCCTGAGAGCGATCGTTCTCCAGAGCCTGTTCGGCACGCAGCGCGGCTGGATCGCCGAGCACGATTGGCAGGACGTCGGCCCGCGCTTTCTCGAACCGATCCCGGACGGCAAGTACCGCGGTTTCACCATCGCCCGGTGGCTCCCGCAGCTGATCCACGAGTACTACCGCTGCTCGGGGCGGCACGAGAAGACCGGCCGCCCGTTCATGGACACGCTGCAGCGGCTCGGGCTCGAAGAATTCGAGGAGTGGAGCCACCTCGATTGAGCGCAGTCCGAAAACAAGGGGGAATCCCCCGGAGGAGGTTCCGATGCGCAGGACAAGAGCCGTCGCGGCGGCATGGATCGTCGCCTTGCTCGCCGGTCCGGCCGCGCTGCCCGCCCCTTCCTTCGCCCAGGCGCTGAAAAAGGTCCGCATGGGCAACTCGTCGACCAACGTCTCCTTTCTCGCGCTCTACACCGCGCTGCACCGGGGCTTTTTCAAGGACGAGGGGATCGAGCTCGAAATCGTCCACATGCCCGCGAACCTGGCGAGTACGGCGGTGCTCAACGGCGACGTCGATTACAACGGCGCGGTCACCGGCACGATCGGTGCCGCAGTCCGCGGCCAGCCGATGAAGGTCCTGCTGTTCACCGTCTCCAAGCCGCTTCTGTTCCTCGTGAGCCGGAAGGAGATCAAGGACGTAAAGCAACTGCGCGGCAAGAAGATCGCGGGGAGCTCGCCCGGCGGCACCGCGACGCTGATCGCCGACAGGATCCTGCGCCACTTCGGGCTCGAGCCGGGACGGGACGTTTCGCTGCTCCCGATGGGAGGCTCCGCGGCGAGCCGCTACGCCGTGCTCGAAAGCGCCCTCGTCGACGCGTCGTTTCTCTCGGTTCCCGAGAACATCATCGCTCTCGATCGGGGCTTCAACGAGCTGGTTTTCGCGGGCGACGTCGTCGAATTCCCCCAGAACGGCTTCGGGACCTCCGAGAAGAAGATCCGCGAGAACCCCGACGAGGTCTACCGCATGGTTCGCGCCACGCTCCGCGGCCTGCAGTTCATCTGGGACGCCGAGAACCGCGACGCCGTCACCGCAATCATGATGAAGCAGTGGAAGGTAAGCGACCGGCGGATGGCGGCGGAGATGTCGCGGCAGGTCGGCCGTGTCCTCACCCGGGACGCGCGCGTCACGCCCGAATCGGTGCAGGTGCTGGTCGATCTGGCGCGCGAAAGCGCGAAGGTCTCCCGCCCCGTCGCAGCTTCCGAGGTAGTCGACTACAGTTTCGTCGACAAGGCGCGGCGGGAGCTGGGGATGGGAGGCAGATAGCGTCCGGGTTCCGGAGTCCAAGGTCAACCCCGGACTCCGGACTGTAGACCCTGGACTTTTAAAGGGCAGGGTCCAGGATCACCTTGATCGCGTCCTTGCCTTCCGCGGCGAGGCGAAAGCCGAGGCCGGCTTCGGCGAGCGGCAGGCGGTGCGTGATCATGGGCGCGACGCGAACCTTTCGCGAACGGATGAGCTCCATCGACTCGCGCAGCTCCGGCCCGCTTCCGGCGTACGAGGTCACGACCGAGATCTCGTCGCGCCAGAACTGGAAAAGAGGGATCGGAACGTCGACGCCCTCGGGCGCGGGCGCGAAGAACAGCAGCGTGCCGCCGCGGTCGACCGATTGCACGGCGTGGCGGATCGCCGCCGCGGCGCCGGTGCAGACGATCACGACGTCGGCCGGCCGCCCGCCGTTGAGCTCGCGCACGCGCGCCGGCACCTCGCCCGCGGCGTGAATCGCGGCGTCCGCACCCAGCTCGCCGGCCGCCTTCAAGCGGAAGTCGCTCACGTCGGTGGCGATCACGCGCGCGGCGCCGCGCGCCCGGGCGAGCTGCACGTGCAGGAGGCCGGAAACGCCGCTGCCGATCACGAGCACGGTCTGACCCGGCCGCACGCGCGCAAAGCGCTGCGCCCGCACCACGCAGGCCAGCGGCTCGATGAAGGAGGCCTCGTCGAAGGACAGCTCCTCGGCAATGCGGAACGTTCCCAGCTCGACGTTGATCTTCGGCACCCGGACGTACTCCGCGAACCCGCCGGGATCGAAGTGGGTGGAACGCAGCGTGTCGCAGACCGACTCGTGACCGTCGAGGCAGTAGCGGCACGCGCCGCACGGAACATGATGCGCGGCGAAAACCCGGTCGCCCGGCCGGAAGTCGCCGGCGCCGGCGCCGGCCTCGGCCACCTCGCCGGAGATCTCGTGGCCGAGAACCAGCGGGGCCTTCCTCGCGCGATACCACTCCATGAGATCGCTGCCGCAGATGCCGCTCGCCCGCACGCGCACCAGCAGCTCCCCGGCCCCGATCCGCGGTACCGCCATCCGCTCCAGCCGCACGTCGCGGTTGTTGTAATACATGGCGACGGCCATGCCGGCCGGGGCGGGTTTCCGGTTCTCGGTTTCCGGTTGCTGGTTCGGGAACGACATCGGGGAATCCTGAATCGGGCTCAGGGCGTCTTGAGCTTCAGTCCGCGAGTCTGCGATTTGCGCAAACAAACCACCGATACGCCGATCATTCGACCGGTCGGGCTCTGTCTCCGCAACCAGCCGCTCGAATTGTTCGCGAGAAACACGGTCCTGATCGAACGCGATATGCGGGCGCGACAGGACCCCGGCCGTCGAACCTCAAGGCTCGCGGGGATTCGCGAGCCTATCGCCATGCCGCGATTTCCGTGAATTTCCGAAACGTCGGCATCGTCGCGCGTTTCAGCTCCGCGAGCCGGTAACCTTTTCTAGCTTGCCGCCCGCCGCGGCGCGGCCTCTCTCGAGCTTTCGTAGATCCGATAGGCTTCCTTCACCGAGGCCTTTTCGTGGACGATCGCCCGCACGGCGCGGATCATGCCCACGGGGCTATCGGACTGGAAGATGTTGCGCCCCATGTCGACGCCGACGGCGCCGCGCGTCACCGCGTTGTACGTCAGCTCCAGCGCTTCGATCTCGGGCGTCTTCTTGCCGCCGGCGATGATCACCGGGATCGGGCAGCTCTCGACGAGCTGCTCGAACTGCTCGCAATAGTAGGTTTTGACGATGTGCGCCCCCAGCTCGGCGGCGATCCGGCAGGCCAGCCCCAGATAGCGCACGTCGCGCGCCATGTCCTTGCCGACCGCGGTGACCGCCAGGATCGGGATCCCGTATTTCTCGCCTTCGTCGACCAGCCGGGCAAGGCTCACGAGGGTCTGCTTCTCGAATTCCGCCCCGACGAAGATCGAAAGCGCCAGCGCTGACGCGTTGAGTCGGATCGCGTCCTCGATCGAGACCGTGATGTCCTCGTTGGAGAGCTCTTTCAGGATGCTCGAGCCGCCGGAGACGCGGAGCACTACGGGCACGTTCGCGCCCGGATCGACCGAGCTGCGCAGGACGCCGCGGGTGAGCATGATCGAGTCGGCGTAGGGCAGCAGCGGCGCGATCGTCCTGCGCGGCTGCTCCAGGCCGCTGGTGGGCCCGAGAAAGTAACCGTGATCGACGGCGAGCATGACGGCGCGCCCGTCCTCCGGCTTGACGATTCTTGCCATGCGATTGGCCATGCCCCAGTTCATGATCGTTCCCTCCCTGGTCTTGTTGACGATCGCCGTACCTTATCACAATTCCCGCGCCCAGGCGAAACCGCGGAGCGCGGCCGTCATCGCCCGGGCGGCGGCTTTTCCCGCCAGTAGCGCAGCGCGAGCCCGCCGAGGATCAGCGCCGCGCCGCCCGCGGTGGCCGCCGACGGCAGCTCCCCCACCGCCAGCGCCACCCAGACCGGGTTGAGCACCGGCTCCACCAGCACGATCAGCGACGCCTCCTGCACCGTGATGCTGGCGACCGCCCGGGCAAAAAGCCAGTAGGGGATGCCGAGCTGCACCACTCCCATGACGGCCAGGATCGCCGCCTGATCCCCGGCCACCGCCAGCTCCCGCCACACGAACGGGAGCAGCAGCACGCAGCAGGCGAGGTTGTTGGCGAAGGTCAGCGTCGCGGCGTGGACGCCGGTGAGAAAGCGCTGGCTCACCATGTAAATCGCGAACAACGCGCCGCTCAGCACGGCCATGGCGACGCCCGGGGCGTCGGGCTCTCCCGCGCTCCCCGCGAAGATCAGACTCACCCCGAGCATCCCGCAGAGGAGCGCGAGCCAGCTCGCCGCGGAAACCGCCTCGCGAAGCAGAAAGCGGACGATGAGGAAAACGAAGATCGGGGCGGTGTACTGCAGGACGATGGCGTTCGCCGCGGTGGTGAGCTTGTTGGCGGCGACGAACGCGCTGATCGCCGCGGTGTAGCTGCACATCGAGACGGCGGTCGCGGCGCGCGGGAACGAAGTGGTGCGGGCGAAGAAGCCGAAGAACAGCGACGCAAAAAAGCTCCGGTAGAATACGATTGCCAGGGGATGGAGCGGGAGGAATTTGATGAAGACGCCGGCCAGGCTCCAGAGAACGGCGGCAAGCAGCAATCCGACCCTCGCCCTGCGGGCGCCGCCGCTTCCGGCGCGGGTCAGGCCGGCGGCAACGGCGCCGGAGCGGAACACCGGAACGGGTCTCCGTGCCGGGCTACTTTTCGCCCTCCTCCGGAACGACCACGACCTTCAGGGGCACCGTCACCTCGGCCGCGAGCCGGACCGGCACCTCGAATTCGCCGAGCGCGCGAATGGGCTCAGGCAGGTGGATCTTGCGCCGATCGATCTCGAAGCCTTTGGCCTTGAGCGCCTTTTCGATCTGGAGATTGGTGACGGAGCCGAAGAGCTTGCCTTCCTCGCCCGCCCTCATGGGCAGCTCGAGGACGAGCCCGGCGAGCCGCTCGGCTTCCGCCTGGGCCTCGCGCACCAGACGCTGCTTTTGATCCGCGACCACCCGCTTCTGGTGCTCGAAAAACTTCAGGTTCTTCTTGTTCGCCACCAGGACCAGCCCGCGCGGCAACAGGTAGTTGCGCGCGAAGCCGTCGCGCACGCGCACGACCTCTCCGATCTTGCCGAGATTGGGAATGTCTTCCTTGAGAATGACCTCCATCTTGCCTCCTCTATGAAACCTGGCTCGGCTTCAGGTTTTTCTTCCTCAAGCGTCGAAAGTCGATCCACAGGTCGAACAGACCGAGGCCGATGACCAGAAACGTAAAGATCTGCTGGAAGGCGATGAACAGATAGGTGACGCCGCGGAAGAACCGCGGCACCCGGTTCTTGTCGAAAAAGAACGCTACGATCGCCAGGCCCTGGAAAAAATAACAGGCGGCGATCACGACCAGAAGATTCGCCCCGAGCGCCTTCAGCACGCCCGGCACCGGCAGAAACAACGAGAAGCCGCATGCGATGAAACCCCAGACCAGCGGCTCGGGAGCCTTCCACTCTCGTAACGTCTCGACGGCAAACCACTGCTCGCGCCGCTCCGGAAAACGATGCCACAGCAGGAAGAAGTTCAGCAACACGACGACCCCGACAGCGACGAACAGCAGCGCCGGCAGCAGATAGAGGAGCAGGCCGACAATTTCCGGAGATTGCTCCCGGAGCGCGTCGATGCTCTCCTTCGGAAGACCCATTCGCTCCTGGATCTGCACGGCGGCCGCGAAGTTTTCGGTCATGCTCGCCCGGAAATCTCGCACCATCGCGGACCACGAACCGTAGAAATAGAACAGCAGCGCCCCTGCCGCGGCATAGACCGCGGAAGCGACGCCGAAGACCAGATACTCGACCGCCCGCACGCGTCCGAGCAGCGCGAACAGCAGCGCGACCACGAGCCCGAAAAGCCCGTAAATCAGCGCCAGCTCCTCGCCGGCGATCAGGAGGAACAGCGCCGCGGCGGCGAGCGTCACGCCGATGCCGCTGGGCGCCCCGAAACGCAACCCGAACGAGAGCGCCGGCTGCGGGACCAGCGGCAGCAGCACGATTCCGGCGGGCGGAGCCATGATGCCGCTGATGAAGAGGAACGCTGTCGCAGTCAGAGCCAGGAGAAATTTGCTGGCCGTTTCCAGCCGTTGCATAATCACCCCGGCTTGCGGGCTAGCTTTTTGCCGTCGTGAAAGGCAGCAGCGCGACGTTGCGCGCTCGCTTGATCGCCGTCGTGAGCAGCCGCTGGTGGTGCGCGCAATTCCCGGTGATGCGACTCGGCGTTATCTTGCCGCGTTCCGTGATGAACGCGCCGATGGTGCGTACGTCCTTGTAGTCGATTCTCAACGACTTGTCGGCGCAAAACCGGCAGACCTTGCGGCGAAACATGGGCCGGCGCCGGGAACTTCCCTTCTCCTCGTCGCTCCTGCCAACCCTGGTCGTCGTCTCTTTTTTTGACATAGAACCCTATCCTGTCCGGCGCGGCCGGCGGATCAGTGCGATTCCTGATCCTGGTCGCCTGC
Proteins encoded in this region:
- a CDS encoding aldehyde ferredoxin oxidoreductase N-terminal domain-containing protein; protein product: MSSDYSGFFPAERRSRLPGGYMGKVLRVDLTSGESTALNLPEEPLLRKYWGGQLMAEYILIHELPPGVDPYDPRAVIVGMTGPITGTGFTPGGTKICFVYLSPATRYTLGRGATSGYFAVALKGAGYDGLILTGAASRPVYLYVGEDKIELRDASRLWGKGTRETEDAIRAEIGRLDARVGSIGPAGENLVRAAMLVNDYNHTAAHGLGAVMGSKKLKAIVAWGTRRPVPFDRSALIEAGLRWKKALAPRTTTVEKRLTSVGHGEDWGAITRLNWRSTVITDEARGLDRNHVVLRPCFQCPRMCPWDVEIGEGRHLGKIGRFNAGSEWMDTFYNLGFKGNDVLYLAERINDLGIECSHYACGAGLAFEAWEKGLLGPDRTDGLRLEWGDLEAAETLLERCARREGWLGNLLADGPKDLALALGGEALKWVVHTKGGTPAQHEWRPLLSQMLRELVASGGMKPQGAGGREPPPDLAYREKWGPLDPAKPDGWAISHLRTEQFRQACGMMGGCWFALNDKVPDGLRSMVDSLNATTGWDVDLDEMLEAGLRAIVLQSLFGTQRGWIAEHDWQDVGPRFLEPIPDGKYRGFTIARWLPQLIHEYYRCSGRHEKTGRPFMDTLQRLGLEEFEEWSHLD
- a CDS encoding ABC transporter substrate-binding protein, which codes for MRRTRAVAAAWIVALLAGPAALPAPSFAQALKKVRMGNSSTNVSFLALYTALHRGFFKDEGIELEIVHMPANLASTAVLNGDVDYNGAVTGTIGAAVRGQPMKVLLFTVSKPLLFLVSRKEIKDVKQLRGKKIAGSSPGGTATLIADRILRHFGLEPGRDVSLLPMGGSAASRYAVLESALVDASFLSVPENIIALDRGFNELVFAGDVVEFPQNGFGTSEKKIRENPDEVYRMVRATLRGLQFIWDAENRDAVTAIMMKQWKVSDRRMAAEMSRQVGRVLTRDARVTPESVQVLVDLARESAKVSRPVAASEVVDYSFVDKARRELGMGGR
- a CDS encoding alcohol dehydrogenase catalytic domain-containing protein, encoding MSFPNQQPETENRKPAPAGMAVAMYYNNRDVRLERMAVPRIGAGELLVRVRASGICGSDLMEWYRARKAPLVLGHEISGEVAEAGAGAGDFRPGDRVFAAHHVPCGACRYCLDGHESVCDTLRSTHFDPGGFAEYVRVPKINVELGTFRIAEELSFDEASFIEPLACVVRAQRFARVRPGQTVLVIGSGVSGLLHVQLARARGAARVIATDVSDFRLKAAGELGADAAIHAAGEVPARVRELNGGRPADVVIVCTGAAAAIRHAVQSVDRGGTLLFFAPAPEGVDVPIPLFQFWRDEISVVTSYAGSGPELRESMELIRSRKVRVAPMITHRLPLAEAGLGFRLAAEGKDAIKVILDPAL
- the lsrF gene encoding 3-hydroxy-5-phosphonooxypentane-2,4-dione thiolase, producing the protein MNWGMANRMARIVKPEDGRAVMLAVDHGYFLGPTSGLEQPRRTIAPLLPYADSIMLTRGVLRSSVDPGANVPVVLRVSGGSSILKELSNEDITVSIEDAIRLNASALALSIFVGAEFEKQTLVSLARLVDEGEKYGIPILAVTAVGKDMARDVRYLGLACRIAAELGAHIVKTYYCEQFEQLVESCPIPVIIAGGKKTPEIEALELTYNAVTRGAVGVDMGRNIFQSDSPVGMIRAVRAIVHEKASVKEAYRIYESSREAAPRRAAS
- a CDS encoding DMT family transporter is translated as MFRSGAVAAGLTRAGSGGARRARVGLLLAAVLWSLAGVFIKFLPLHPLAIVFYRSFFASLFFGFFARTTSFPRAATAVSMCSYTAAISAFVAANKLTTAANAIVLQYTAPIFVFLIVRFLLREAVSAASWLALLCGMLGVSLIFAGSAGEPDAPGVAMAVLSGALFAIYMVSQRFLTGVHAATLTFANNLACCVLLLPFVWRELAVAGDQAAILAVMGVVQLGIPYWLFARAVASITVQEASLIVLVEPVLNPVWVALAVGELPSAATAGGAALILGGLALRYWREKPPPGR
- the rplI gene encoding 50S ribosomal protein L9; translated protein: MEVILKEDIPNLGKIGEVVRVRDGFARNYLLPRGLVLVANKKNLKFFEHQKRVVADQKQRLVREAQAEAERLAGLVLELPMRAGEEGKLFGSVTNLQIEKALKAKGFEIDRRKIHLPEPIRALGEFEVPVRLAAEVTVPLKVVVVPEEGEK
- a CDS encoding DUF2232 domain-containing protein — protein: MQRLETASKFLLALTATAFLFISGIMAPPAGIVLLPLVPQPALSFGLRFGAPSGIGVTLAAAALFLLIAGEELALIYGLFGLVVALLFALLGRVRAVEYLVFGVASAVYAAAGALLFYFYGSWSAMVRDFRASMTENFAAAVQIQERMGLPKESIDALREQSPEIVGLLLYLLPALLFVAVGVVVLLNFFLLWHRFPERREQWFAVETLREWKAPEPLVWGFIACGFSLFLPVPGVLKALGANLLVVIAACYFFQGLAIVAFFFDKNRVPRFFRGVTYLFIAFQQIFTFLVIGLGLFDLWIDFRRLRKKNLKPSQVS
- the rpsR gene encoding 30S ribosomal protein S18 translates to MSKKETTTRVGRSDEEKGSSRRRPMFRRKVCRFCADKSLRIDYKDVRTIGAFITERGKITPSRITGNCAHHQRLLTTAIKRARNVALLPFTTAKS